The Bacillus sp. Marseille-Q1617 genome has a segment encoding these proteins:
- a CDS encoding YheC/YheD family protein, whose amino-acid sequence MIFKCPFISFENLSSENELILPNSIFRKFDSSGQLMLKAGASFLWVNCSPSAEGNAQVILKTRDPFFTSIPQLENVLLKIDKDQHSISLGPITALMIDQGNEDTLNTHSLKEYFTECHRWFQQKGGLFYLLPVSSFLKNDTEGFVFDYHEWQKRALPLPHVIYNRSHSRKIESHQHYESALKRVEDHSVHLFNSSFLSKDAVHSQLQNHSQIQPHLPQTVQGLDRLDEMLAVHKDIFIKAVNGSRGRYIIRIQQRERDYLVFQNSFSSKRTLTFPTYSSLYRQIQSWCRSSNYIVQQTIPFITVKEQPLDFRFLCHKNHKGIWTVISAVARIASENQFVANVDQGGRMEPPQSILSSLFSHHDSQSIFSNMKSLSLSASSFLSEHLKGHYAEFGIDIGVDSAGKPWIIEINSKPSKKTFIANDRVRPSVKALYEYSYNLWNEKED is encoded by the coding sequence ATGATATTTAAATGCCCCTTCATCAGTTTTGAGAATCTTAGTAGTGAAAATGAACTGATCTTACCCAACTCCATCTTTCGTAAATTTGATTCTTCGGGACAACTGATGCTGAAAGCCGGCGCTTCGTTCCTGTGGGTAAACTGCTCTCCATCTGCCGAAGGAAATGCTCAGGTCATATTGAAAACCAGGGACCCATTCTTCACTTCTATACCTCAGTTGGAAAACGTCCTATTGAAAATCGACAAGGATCAACATTCCATCTCCTTGGGGCCGATTACCGCTTTAATGATTGATCAAGGTAATGAAGATACATTAAATACACACTCTTTAAAGGAATATTTTACAGAGTGTCATCGTTGGTTTCAACAAAAAGGCGGGCTTTTTTATCTCCTGCCAGTCTCCTCATTTTTAAAGAATGATACTGAAGGATTCGTGTTTGATTATCATGAATGGCAGAAAAGGGCTCTCCCTCTTCCCCATGTGATTTATAACAGAAGTCATTCACGTAAAATTGAAAGCCACCAACACTATGAGTCTGCCCTGAAAAGAGTGGAGGATCATTCCGTACATCTATTTAACTCTTCTTTTCTTTCTAAAGATGCAGTACATTCTCAATTACAAAATCATTCACAGATTCAACCCCACTTACCCCAAACAGTCCAAGGACTCGATCGATTGGATGAGATGCTGGCCGTTCATAAGGATATCTTTATAAAAGCAGTCAATGGAAGCAGAGGGCGCTATATCATTCGCATCCAACAAAGGGAAAGGGATTATCTTGTTTTTCAAAATTCCTTTTCTTCTAAACGTACTCTCACTTTTCCTACTTATTCATCTCTTTATAGACAAATTCAATCCTGGTGCCGCTCTTCGAATTATATCGTGCAGCAGACGATTCCTTTCATAACGGTAAAGGAACAGCCGCTTGACTTCCGTTTTTTATGTCATAAAAACCATAAAGGAATCTGGACGGTGATTTCAGCAGTAGCCCGGATTGCTTCCGAAAATCAATTTGTTGCAAATGTCGATCAGGGCGGCAGGATGGAACCTCCCCAGTCAATACTCTCATCTCTTTTTTCTCATCACGACAGTCAGTCTATATTCAGCAATATGAAATCATTATCCCTGTCAGCTTCTTCTTTTTTGTCAGAACATCTTAAAGGACATTATGCCGAGTTCGGTATTGATATCGGGGTGGATTCAGCAGGCAAACCCTGGATCATCGAAATCAACTCCAAACCCTCTAAAAAGACGTTTATTGCCAATGATCGCGTCAGACCTTCTGTAAAAGCTTTATATGAATACAGCTACAACCTTTGGAATGAGAAGGAGGATTAA
- a CDS encoding DUF445 domain-containing protein: MFKAEKEGAIMLDAFILIVFMVVIGALIGGVTNSLAIKMLFRPYKAYYIGRFKVPFTPGLIPKRREELAEQLGNMVVDHLITPESLQKKVLNEEFQRDVIEWIKEETAPVFQSEKTVNEWLEMLHIPVSSEVLNQWLKDWIEEKVSRTKLEYSSKRIEEALPEKWEEKIEEAIPKLVDLIAGRAEAYFTSPEGKAKVKVMIDDFLKERGMLGNMLGMFLGNTSVADKVQPEIVKFIKHEGTQEILHNLLRKEWAKIKLMKIEDIIEKLPEEEIVFQLQTSLTKIVNIEGHLSKPLSHWLSPHQQMFTGTLLPKWVGRGTDLLSIKIPNLMGKLHLQKIVQEQVESFSVARLEELVLGISKREFKMITYLGALLGGVIGLIQSIFVMLFS, translated from the coding sequence ATGTTCAAAGCAGAAAAGGAAGGTGCCATTATGCTGGATGCTTTCATCCTCATTGTGTTTATGGTGGTGATTGGAGCCCTGATTGGAGGAGTAACCAATTCACTCGCTATTAAAATGCTGTTCAGGCCTTATAAGGCTTACTATATTGGGAGATTCAAAGTACCATTCACGCCGGGGCTGATCCCGAAACGTAGAGAGGAATTGGCTGAACAGCTCGGCAACATGGTGGTCGATCATTTAATCACTCCCGAAAGCCTTCAAAAGAAAGTCTTGAATGAAGAGTTTCAGAGGGATGTCATTGAGTGGATCAAGGAAGAGACTGCCCCTGTGTTCCAATCGGAAAAAACGGTAAACGAGTGGCTTGAGATGCTGCATATCCCTGTTTCGTCCGAGGTATTGAATCAGTGGCTTAAGGATTGGATTGAAGAGAAAGTCTCCCGTACAAAATTGGAGTACAGCTCAAAACGGATCGAAGAAGCACTTCCTGAAAAGTGGGAGGAAAAAATTGAAGAGGCAATTCCTAAACTGGTAGACTTGATCGCCGGTCGGGCAGAAGCGTATTTTACAAGTCCCGAAGGAAAAGCAAAAGTGAAAGTCATGATTGATGACTTTCTTAAAGAAAGAGGGATGCTTGGGAATATGCTCGGGATGTTCCTTGGAAACACGTCTGTAGCCGATAAGGTTCAGCCTGAAATCGTCAAATTCATCAAGCATGAAGGCACACAGGAAATTCTCCATAACCTTCTGAGAAAAGAATGGGCAAAAATTAAGCTCATGAAAATTGAAGATATTATCGAAAAGCTCCCGGAGGAAGAAATAGTGTTCCAGCTGCAAACATCATTAACCAAGATCGTGAACATTGAAGGCCATCTTTCCAAACCACTATCTCACTGGCTGTCTCCTCATCAACAAATGTTCACCGGGACATTGCTCCCTAAATGGGTTGGAAGAGGGACGGACCTTTTATCAATTAAGATTCCGAACCTGATGGGAAAGCTTCATCTGCAGAAAATCGTCCAGGAACAGGTAGAATCATTTTCTGTTGCAAGACTGGAAGAGTTGGTACTTGGCATTTCAAAGCGCGAATTCA